A genomic segment from Cyanobium sp. NIES-981 encodes:
- a CDS encoding pyruvate dehydrogenase complex E1 component subunit beta, translating to MAETLLFNALREAIDEEMARDPHVCVMGEDVGQYGGSYKVTKDLYEKYGELRVLDTPIAENSFTGMAVGAAMTGLRPIVEGMNMGFLLLAFNQISNNMGMLRYTSGGNFTIPAVVRGPGGVGRQLGAEHSQRLEAYFHAVPGIKIVAVSTPTNAKGLMKAAIRDNNPVLFFEHVLLYNLSEDIPEGDYICALDQAEVVREGQDVTILTYSRMRHHCLKAVQQLEAEGVDVELIDLISLKPFDMATIAASIRKTHKVIVVEECMKTGGIGAELLALITEHCFDDLDARPVRLSSQDIPTPYNGVLENLTIIQPHQIVEAARQLKAGSL from the coding sequence GATGGGGGAGGACGTGGGCCAGTACGGCGGCTCCTACAAGGTGACCAAGGACCTCTACGAGAAGTACGGCGAGCTGCGGGTCCTGGACACTCCGATCGCCGAGAACAGCTTCACCGGCATGGCCGTCGGCGCCGCCATGACTGGCCTGCGGCCGATCGTGGAGGGCATGAACATGGGCTTTCTGCTGCTGGCCTTCAACCAGATCTCCAACAACATGGGGATGCTCCGGTACACCAGCGGCGGCAACTTCACCATCCCAGCCGTGGTGAGAGGGCCCGGGGGTGTGGGGCGCCAGCTAGGCGCGGAGCACAGCCAGCGTCTTGAGGCCTATTTCCATGCGGTGCCGGGCATCAAGATCGTGGCCGTGAGCACCCCCACGAATGCCAAGGGGCTGATGAAGGCTGCGATTCGCGACAACAACCCCGTGCTCTTCTTCGAGCATGTGCTGCTCTACAACCTCAGCGAGGACATCCCCGAGGGCGACTACATCTGTGCCCTCGATCAGGCTGAAGTGGTGCGCGAAGGCCAGGATGTCACCATTCTCACCTATTCCCGCATGCGCCACCACTGCCTCAAGGCAGTGCAGCAGCTGGAGGCCGAAGGCGTGGATGTGGAACTGATCGATCTGATCAGCCTCAAGCCGTTCGACATGGCCACCATCGCCGCCTCGATCCGCAAGACCCACAAGGTGATCGTGGTGGAGGAGTGCATGAAGACCGGTGGGATCGGCGCCGAGCTCCTGGCCCTGATCACCGAGCACTGCTTCGATGATCTCGATGCCAGGCCCGTGCGTCTGTCCTCCCAGGACATCCCCACCCCCTACAACGGCGTCCTGGAGAACCTCACGATCATCCAGCCCCATCAGATCGTCGAGGCGGCGCGGCAACTCAAGGCCGGGTCACTCTGA
- the secD gene encoding protein translocase subunit SecD — protein MARQQGWFALILALAIAAGALLISFPLQLGLDLRGGSQLTLQVMPAGSIKSVDQEQLEAVKEVLERRINGLGVAESTLQTVGNDQLVLQLPGEQDPSRAARVLGSTALLEFRAQRAGTEQEMQGLLQLKRQAEAVLGNARARQAALGNGDVPPEGSADAFPTQQLAAALRQLGVTVPESASEADQLSLLLDAVNTKIVELYAPAALTGKELVTAGRQQQQSGSGWEVTLSFTQAGGEQFARLTKDIAGSGRLLGIVLDGRSISEASVGPEFKAAGITGGSASITGNFSAEEARDLEVQLRGGSLPLPVRVVEVRTVGPSLGADNIRTSLVAALSGLVLVAVFMVLVYRLAGVVAVLALSLYALFNLALYALIPVTLTLPGIAGFILSLGMAVDANVLIFERIKDELRAGNTLIRSIDTGFSLAFSSILDGQLTTLISCVALFALGTGFVKGFAVTLGIGVLLSLFSALTCTRTLLRLLMSYPALRQPTYFLPRVQLPAAST, from the coding sequence ATGGCCCGTCAACAGGGCTGGTTCGCCCTCATCCTTGCCCTCGCCATCGCTGCCGGGGCCCTGCTGATCAGCTTTCCCCTGCAGCTCGGGCTCGATCTGCGCGGCGGCAGCCAGCTCACCCTCCAGGTGATGCCCGCCGGCAGCATCAAGAGCGTGGATCAGGAGCAGCTCGAAGCTGTGAAGGAGGTGCTGGAGCGCCGCATCAACGGCCTCGGGGTGGCCGAATCCACCCTGCAGACCGTGGGGAACGACCAGCTGGTGCTGCAGCTGCCCGGTGAGCAGGACCCCAGCCGTGCCGCCAGGGTGCTGGGCTCCACCGCCCTGCTGGAATTCCGGGCCCAGCGTGCCGGCACCGAGCAGGAGATGCAGGGACTGCTCCAGCTCAAGCGCCAGGCCGAGGCCGTGCTGGGCAACGCCCGGGCCCGCCAGGCCGCCCTCGGCAATGGGGACGTCCCTCCCGAGGGCTCTGCAGACGCCTTCCCCACCCAGCAGCTCGCCGCAGCCCTGAGACAACTGGGCGTGACCGTGCCGGAGAGCGCCAGTGAGGCGGACCAGCTCTCCCTGCTGCTGGATGCCGTCAACACCAAGATTGTGGAGCTCTACGCGCCGGCGGCCCTCACCGGCAAGGAGCTCGTCACGGCAGGACGCCAGCAGCAGCAGTCCGGCAGCGGATGGGAGGTGACCCTGAGCTTCACCCAGGCCGGCGGTGAGCAGTTCGCCCGCCTCACGAAGGACATCGCCGGCAGCGGCCGTCTGCTCGGCATCGTGCTCGATGGCCGCTCCATCAGCGAGGCCAGCGTCGGGCCCGAGTTCAAGGCCGCTGGAATCACCGGGGGCTCCGCCAGCATCACCGGCAACTTCAGCGCCGAAGAGGCGCGCGACCTCGAGGTGCAGCTGCGGGGTGGATCCCTGCCCTTGCCGGTGCGGGTGGTGGAGGTGCGAACCGTGGGTCCCTCCCTCGGCGCCGACAACATCCGCACCAGCCTGGTGGCGGCCCTCTCCGGCCTGGTGCTGGTGGCGGTGTTCATGGTGCTGGTGTACCGCCTGGCCGGTGTGGTGGCGGTGCTGGCGCTCAGCCTCTACGCGCTCTTCAACCTGGCCCTCTATGCCCTCATCCCGGTGACACTGACCCTGCCGGGCATCGCGGGCTTCATCCTCTCGCTGGGCATGGCGGTGGATGCCAATGTGCTGATCTTCGAGCGAATCAAGGATGAACTGCGCGCTGGCAACACGTTGATCCGCTCGATCGACACCGGATTCAGCCTGGCCTTCTCCTCCATTCTCGATGGCCAGCTCACCACCCTGATCAGCTGTGTGGCCCTCTTCGCCCTGGGCACCGGCTTCGTGAAGGGCTTTGCCGTGACCCTCGGCATCGGCGTGCTGCTCAGCCTGTTCAGTGCCCTCACCTGCACCCGCACGCTCCTGCGCCTGCTGATGAGTTACCCGGCCCTGCGCCAGCCCACCTATTTCCTGCCCCGGGTTCAGCTCCCGGCGGCATCCACCTGA